One Effusibacillus pohliae DSM 22757 DNA segment encodes these proteins:
- a CDS encoding long-chain-fatty-acid--CoA ligase — protein sequence MADVTVIGGVSHAKGKEFQYEAMSLPQMLDRSAERHRNKTAITFYQMEISYGQLQGLTRQVAAALRRIGVGKGDKVGLMLPNCPQYVGAFYGVLRRGAVVVQVNPMYTEREIEYVLQDSGADVLFVLADLYPRVKNVEGYENLKKVIVVQLAPISPELAENAVFWGDFLDRAPAVADEPVDPEQDVAVLQYTGGTTGRSKGAMLTHRNLVANVQQINAHTSEEPLTEGDKILTVIPLFHVYGMTCAMNLGILTGTNVILLPRFDPLEVLQTIKQHRPTYFPGVPTMYVALNSYPGSEHYGIDAIRICNSGSAPLPVELIESFEKKTGASMFEGYGLSEASPTTHSTPRTGLKKPGSIGIPLPATEARIVDLESGTRTLPIGEAGELVIRGPQVMQGYWNMPQETVHAIRDGWLYTGDIARMDEDGYFSIIDRKKDLIIASGYNVYPREIEEVLYTHPCVLEAVVVGVPDEYRGETIKAFVVLKPGASASTEEIERFCRKNLAAFKVPRQIEFRESLPKTAVGKILRRVLAEEAKRQGAGM from the coding sequence ATGGCAGATGTAACCGTGATCGGCGGCGTGAGCCACGCGAAGGGGAAAGAGTTTCAGTATGAGGCAATGTCGCTGCCGCAGATGCTGGACCGGTCAGCCGAACGGCATCGGAACAAAACGGCCATCACTTTTTATCAGATGGAGATTTCATACGGGCAACTGCAGGGGTTGACACGGCAGGTGGCGGCAGCGCTGCGGCGCATCGGTGTCGGCAAAGGCGACAAGGTTGGTTTGATGCTGCCCAACTGTCCGCAATACGTCGGTGCTTTTTACGGAGTTTTGCGGCGCGGGGCGGTCGTCGTGCAGGTCAACCCGATGTACACCGAGCGGGAGATCGAATATGTGCTGCAGGATTCCGGCGCGGATGTGTTGTTTGTGTTGGCCGATTTGTACCCGCGTGTCAAGAATGTAGAGGGATACGAGAATCTCAAGAAAGTGATTGTTGTACAGTTGGCACCGATCTCTCCCGAGTTGGCGGAAAACGCCGTTTTCTGGGGCGATTTTTTGGACAGGGCACCCGCCGTTGCCGACGAGCCGGTCGATCCGGAGCAGGATGTGGCCGTTCTTCAGTACACCGGCGGTACCACCGGACGTTCCAAGGGCGCGATGCTCACCCATCGCAATCTGGTTGCCAACGTCCAGCAAATCAATGCCCATACGAGCGAAGAACCGCTCACGGAGGGAGACAAAATTCTCACGGTGATCCCGCTGTTTCACGTCTACGGCATGACCTGCGCGATGAATCTCGGCATCCTGACGGGCACCAACGTCATTTTGCTGCCGCGGTTTGATCCGCTGGAAGTGCTGCAAACGATCAAGCAGCACCGGCCTACCTATTTTCCCGGTGTGCCGACGATGTACGTCGCCTTGAATTCGTATCCGGGATCGGAACACTATGGAATCGACGCAATTCGCATCTGCAACAGCGGATCTGCACCGCTGCCGGTCGAATTGATCGAATCGTTCGAGAAAAAAACGGGTGCCAGCATGTTCGAAGGCTACGGTCTGTCGGAAGCTTCCCCGACCACCCACAGCACTCCCCGGACCGGCCTGAAAAAACCGGGCAGCATCGGGATACCGCTGCCGGCGACGGAAGCCCGCATCGTGGATTTGGAAAGCGGTACCCGGACGCTGCCGATCGGTGAAGCCGGGGAACTTGTGATCCGCGGTCCGCAGGTGATGCAAGGCTATTGGAACATGCCGCAGGAGACGGTGCATGCGATCCGTGACGGCTGGCTCTATACGGGCGATATCGCGCGGATGGACGAAGACGGGTATTTTTCCATCATCGACCGGAAAAAAGATCTGATCATTGCAAGCGGTTACAATGTATATCCGCGCGAAATCGAAGAGGTTTTATACACCCACCCGTGCGTGCTGGAAGCGGTTGTGGTCGGAGTGCCGGACGAATACAGGGGGGAGACGATCAAAGCGTTTGTCGTTCTGAAACCGGGAGCCAGCGCGAGCACGGAAGAGATAGAGCGGTTTTGCCGGAAAAATCTGGCCGCTTTCAAGGTGCCGCGGCAAATCGAGTTCCGGGAATCGCTGCCGAAAACGGCGGTCGGCAAGATCTTGCGCCGGGTGCTGGCGGAGGAAGCGAAGCGGCAGGGGGCCGGTATGTAA
- a CDS encoding ATP-binding protein has product MEKLTAIGSLLRHPSFHNKQNSLLDRKMLEQPKEYWEAVFPELKAVDLPSAFYSAGVSLRLLHIYLDRKKCEGCTGFATCPKDADAKGHQFSIGLTETGIIEQVGQCDFYRKHLEQQQEQRLWAFSGLNEGHRRMTFDNYPDEQKRLNRELCVKAFQFANEYVPGADMKGLYIYGGFGTAKTHLACAILNRLIARKIRVLYVQAEKTFAALSDLYFREKRDGLPTRSEILDKYISADVLVIDELGHENVNESSIWALYTILNGREPERKPVIITSNFSPIELAERYLSRASEETGRRAEALVSRLLWLTEQYEMIGEDYRSRGI; this is encoded by the coding sequence ATGGAAAAGCTGACCGCCATCGGTTCGCTGTTGCGGCATCCGTCCTTTCACAACAAACAAAACAGCCTGCTCGACCGGAAAATGCTGGAGCAGCCGAAGGAGTATTGGGAGGCGGTGTTTCCCGAGCTGAAAGCGGTCGACCTGCCGTCTGCGTTCTACTCGGCCGGTGTCTCGCTGCGTCTTCTGCACATCTATCTGGACCGGAAAAAATGTGAAGGATGCACCGGATTTGCGACCTGCCCGAAAGACGCGGACGCGAAGGGGCACCAATTTTCGATCGGGCTGACGGAAACGGGCATCATCGAACAGGTCGGCCAGTGCGATTTTTACCGGAAGCACCTGGAACAGCAGCAGGAACAGCGGCTGTGGGCGTTCTCCGGGTTAAACGAAGGGCACCGGCGGATGACGTTTGACAACTATCCGGATGAGCAGAAACGGCTGAACCGGGAACTGTGCGTCAAGGCATTTCAATTTGCCAACGAATATGTTCCAGGAGCCGATATGAAAGGCCTGTACATCTATGGCGGATTCGGCACGGCGAAAACGCATCTCGCCTGCGCCATCCTCAACCGGTTGATCGCTCGCAAAATCAGGGTGCTCTACGTGCAGGCGGAAAAAACGTTCGCCGCGCTGTCCGACCTGTATTTTCGCGAGAAACGGGACGGATTGCCGACCCGTTCGGAAATCCTCGATAAATATATCTCGGCTGACGTACTGGTGATCGACGAGCTGGGCCATGAAAATGTCAACGAGTCGTCGATCTGGGCTTTGTACACGATTCTCAACGGGCGCGAACCGGAGCGAAAGCCGGTGATCATCACATCGAATTTTTCGCCGATCGAACTGGCAGAACGGTATCTCAGCCGTGCTTCGGAAGAGACCGGCCGGCGGGCGGAAGCGCTGGTCTCCCGCCTGCTATGGCTGACCGAACAGTACGAAATGATTGGGGAAGATTACCGTTCCCGCGGGATTTAA
- a CDS encoding SDR family oxidoreductase, protein MHIQELFRLNGKVAIVTGGGRGLGEQIAVGLAEAGADVVVCSRKKEACDEVAQQLRAMGRKSLAIACDVTDPEDVERVVRETKEAFGNIDILVNNSGISWGAPTEEYPLEKFKQVLNVNVTGVFLMSQAVGREMIAQQYGRIVNIASVAGLVGSDPRYMNAIGYNASKGAVIAFTRDLAIKWARHGITVNALAPGFFPSKMSNPLLQKFGEQIRERTPLGRFGGEDDLKGAAVFLASDAAKYITGQVLAVDGGVTAI, encoded by the coding sequence ATGCACATCCAGGAATTGTTTCGTCTCAATGGAAAAGTTGCGATTGTCACCGGAGGCGGAAGGGGGCTGGGGGAACAAATCGCAGTTGGCCTTGCGGAAGCGGGCGCAGATGTAGTCGTCTGCTCTCGCAAAAAAGAAGCTTGTGACGAAGTGGCCCAACAACTGCGGGCAATGGGGCGCAAGAGTTTGGCGATCGCATGCGATGTGACGGATCCGGAAGATGTGGAGCGGGTCGTCCGGGAGACGAAAGAGGCGTTTGGCAACATCGACATTCTCGTCAATAACTCCGGCATTTCCTGGGGAGCCCCGACGGAAGAGTACCCGCTCGAAAAGTTCAAACAGGTGCTGAACGTCAACGTGACGGGTGTATTTTTGATGTCGCAGGCGGTGGGACGCGAAATGATCGCACAGCAATACGGGCGGATCGTGAACATTGCGTCCGTTGCCGGCCTGGTTGGAAGTGACCCGCGTTATATGAACGCGATCGGTTACAACGCGAGCAAAGGGGCGGTGATCGCATTCACGCGCGATTTGGCGATCAAATGGGCACGCCACGGCATTACGGTGAACGCGTTGGCGCCAGGGTTTTTCCCATCCAAAATGTCCAATCCGCTGCTGCAAAAGTTTGGCGAGCAAATTCGGGAGAGAACTCCGCTGGGACGGTTTGGCGGTGAGGACGATCTGAAAGGGGCCGCCGTGTTTCTCGCCTCCGACGCGGCGAAATACATCACCGGCCAGGTGCTGGCTGTGGATGGCGGTGTTACCGCAATCTGA
- a CDS encoding ABC transporter ATP-binding protein, giving the protein MLKLNDLSVKYGSFTALHSVNLEVRAGELVVLLGANGAGKSTIFRAISGLLKPAAGSIEFMGQPISGWSPDRIVRAGIAQCPEGRKLFPDMSVLKNLTLGAYIHRRDKRGIAASLEQIFQLFPILYDKKDQPAGSLSGGQQQMAAIARALMSRPKLLLLDEPSVGLAPLVVQQMFETISEINRSGTSVLLAEQNACAALQIAHRGYVIENGQLVLEGSSESLNRNEEVRRAYIGA; this is encoded by the coding sequence ATGTTGAAGCTTAACGATCTGTCAGTCAAGTACGGGAGCTTCACGGCGCTCCATTCGGTGAACCTGGAAGTGCGGGCAGGCGAACTGGTGGTTCTGTTGGGGGCCAACGGCGCCGGGAAAAGCACGATTTTTCGTGCCATCAGCGGTCTCCTGAAGCCAGCGGCGGGCAGCATCGAATTCATGGGTCAACCGATCAGCGGCTGGTCGCCCGACCGGATCGTCAGGGCGGGGATTGCACAATGTCCGGAAGGACGGAAGCTGTTTCCGGATATGTCGGTGCTGAAAAATCTGACGCTCGGCGCTTATATCCACCGCCGGGACAAGAGGGGTATCGCCGCATCGCTCGAACAAATTTTTCAACTGTTTCCGATCCTCTATGACAAGAAAGATCAGCCGGCCGGTTCGTTAAGCGGCGGCCAGCAGCAAATGGCGGCGATCGCCCGCGCCTTGATGTCCAGACCGAAGCTGCTCTTGCTGGATGAACCGTCGGTCGGTCTGGCGCCGCTTGTGGTGCAGCAGATGTTCGAGACGATCAGCGAAATCAACCGCAGCGGAACAAGCGTCCTGCTGGCAGAACAAAACGCGTGCGCCGCCTTGCAGATCGCCCACCGCGGCTATGTGATCGAAAACGGGCAGCTGGTGCTCGAAGGCAGCAGCGAGTCATTAAACCGCAACGAGGAGGTGAGGCGCGCTTATATCGGAGCTTGA
- a CDS encoding ABC transporter ATP-binding protein, with the protein MLKAEKLTKRFGGNTAVNEVDFEIRAGQITAVIGPNGAGKTTFFNLISGFHQPSGGRLLLNGRDVTGSPSYQMARLGIARTFQTTKLFAEATVIDNLIIGHRLRTKSGLWGAIMRTGRYRREEQKCREKAMQALAFVGAAELAERPVASISQEAQKRVAIALALATDPQLVLLDEPAAGINANETSRLAELIRKMKNAGLTVCIIEHKMQMIMNLADRIMVLNQGAKIAEGTPAEISQNETVIAAYLGGAYHVEA; encoded by the coding sequence ATGCTTAAGGCGGAAAAATTGACGAAACGTTTTGGCGGCAACACGGCGGTGAACGAGGTCGATTTTGAAATCCGCGCGGGGCAGATCACCGCCGTCATCGGGCCGAACGGGGCGGGCAAAACCACATTTTTCAATCTGATCAGCGGTTTTCACCAACCTTCCGGCGGTCGGCTGCTGTTGAACGGCCGGGATGTAACCGGCAGCCCCTCCTATCAGATGGCGCGGTTGGGAATTGCCCGCACGTTCCAGACAACCAAGCTGTTTGCGGAAGCGACCGTCATCGACAATCTGATCATCGGCCACCGGCTGCGGACCAAAAGCGGGCTGTGGGGAGCGATCATGCGCACCGGCCGCTACCGGCGGGAGGAACAGAAGTGCCGGGAGAAAGCGATGCAAGCGCTCGCGTTTGTCGGGGCGGCCGAGCTGGCCGAACGGCCGGTGGCCAGCATTTCGCAGGAAGCGCAAAAACGGGTGGCGATCGCGCTCGCCCTGGCAACCGATCCGCAACTGGTGCTGCTGGATGAGCCGGCGGCGGGCATCAATGCGAACGAAACCAGCCGCCTGGCCGAGCTGATCCGCAAGATGAAAAACGCGGGGCTGACTGTTTGCATCATTGAACACAAAATGCAGATGATCATGAACCTCGCCGACCGGATCATGGTGCTCAACCAGGGGGCGAAGATCGCGGAAGGAACCCCGGCGGAAATCAGCCAGAACGAAACGGTGATCGCAGCCTATCTGGGAGGGGCTTACCATGTTGAAGCTTAA
- a CDS encoding MaoC family dehydratase, with protein sequence MAGRQFQPGDTIGPLVKPPVTKTQLVMYSGASGDFNPIHTVDEFAKEAGLGGVIAHGMLTMAFVGQVLTDTIGLAGDLRKFGVRFTGMVRPGDVITCQGRVTETRMEGEQQVVSCEVWASTQNGDQVVAGQAEFAVPIA encoded by the coding sequence GTGGCTGGAAGACAGTTTCAACCAGGTGACACGATCGGTCCGCTTGTCAAACCGCCCGTCACGAAAACCCAGTTGGTGATGTATTCCGGTGCTTCCGGCGATTTCAATCCGATTCATACGGTCGACGAGTTCGCGAAGGAAGCCGGGCTGGGTGGCGTGATCGCGCACGGTATGCTGACGATGGCGTTCGTCGGCCAGGTGCTGACCGATACGATCGGTTTGGCAGGCGACTTGCGAAAATTCGGCGTTCGCTTCACCGGAATGGTTCGGCCTGGCGATGTGATCACCTGCCAAGGACGGGTTACGGAAACCCGAATGGAGGGGGAACAGCAGGTTGTTTCCTGTGAGGTTTGGGCATCGACGCAAAACGGCGATCAAGTGGTCGCCGGACAGGCGGAATTTGCCGTTCCGATTGCCTAG
- the fabG gene encoding 3-oxoacyl-ACP reductase FabG: protein MRLKDRVAIVTGSGRGIGAATVQRLAEEGAKVTVTDINAEACEETAAAIRAAGGEAIAIACDITNRQAVEEMVQKTVDTFGRLDILVNNAGVIRDNLVHKMTDDDWDTVMNVHLKGAFFASQAAQRFMVPQRYGKIVNFSSTSALGNRGQLNYATAKAGIQGFTKTLAIELGKFNINVNAVAPGFIETDMTRATAERMGITFEELKQAAAERSLLGRTGKPIDVANAVLFFVSDESSFITGQVLYVRGGI, encoded by the coding sequence ATGAGGCTGAAAGATCGGGTAGCAATTGTGACGGGTTCCGGCAGGGGAATCGGAGCTGCGACCGTGCAGCGGCTGGCGGAAGAAGGAGCGAAAGTGACGGTGACCGACATCAACGCGGAAGCGTGTGAGGAAACCGCGGCGGCGATCCGCGCAGCAGGCGGCGAAGCGATTGCGATTGCCTGCGATATCACAAACCGGCAAGCGGTGGAAGAAATGGTGCAAAAAACGGTCGATACGTTCGGCCGGCTGGACATCCTCGTGAATAACGCGGGCGTCATTCGCGACAATCTGGTCCACAAAATGACGGACGACGACTGGGATACGGTCATGAACGTCCACCTGAAAGGAGCGTTTTTCGCCTCGCAAGCGGCCCAGCGCTTCATGGTGCCGCAACGCTACGGCAAAATCGTCAATTTCAGCTCCACTTCCGCCCTCGGCAACCGGGGCCAGTTGAACTACGCGACAGCGAAAGCGGGGATTCAGGGGTTTACCAAAACGCTGGCGATTGAACTGGGCAAATTCAACATCAACGTCAACGCGGTGGCACCCGGATTCATCGAAACGGATATGACGAGAGCGACCGCGGAACGGATGGGAATCACGTTTGAAGAATTGAAACAGGCAGCGGCGGAACGTTCCCTTTTGGGCCGTACCGGCAAGCCGATCGATGTGGCGAACGCGGTGCTGTTCTTCGTATCGGACGAATCCAGTTTTATCACCGGCCAGGTCCTGTATGTGCGCGGGGGAATCTGA
- a CDS encoding branched-chain amino acid ABC transporter permease: protein MDLFFQQLINGLVLGSIYSLVALGITLIYGIMQLPNFAHGHLYMLGAYLTLFMITLYGFAYWPAVLVSVAALVLVGMLLERIVFRPLRSAPHINSMIAAVGVMLFIEATARALWGSDYRRLETPYDDVIHLFGVTITEQRLIVVAAAVLLMVGLHLFLKRTVIGATIEAMAQNREGAFLVGINANRVSLLTFAIASGLAAAAASLAAPLNLVYPSMGAMVNLKAFVIIVLGGMGSIPGAVLGGYILGLAESLSGTYISSEYKDLVAFLILVLILTVKPTGLLAKEAR, encoded by the coding sequence GTGGATCTGTTCTTCCAGCAGTTGATCAACGGTCTTGTGCTCGGCAGCATTTACAGTCTGGTGGCTTTGGGGATCACGCTGATCTACGGGATCATGCAGCTTCCCAACTTTGCGCACGGGCATCTCTACATGCTCGGCGCTTATTTGACCCTGTTCATGATAACTCTTTACGGTTTCGCCTACTGGCCTGCCGTTCTCGTGTCAGTGGCCGCTCTTGTCCTGGTCGGCATGCTGCTTGAGAGAATCGTGTTTCGACCGCTTCGCAGCGCTCCCCACATCAATTCGATGATCGCGGCGGTCGGCGTGATGCTGTTTATTGAAGCAACCGCCCGGGCGTTGTGGGGGTCCGATTACCGGCGGCTGGAAACTCCCTACGACGATGTGATCCACCTGTTTGGCGTCACCATCACCGAACAGCGGTTGATTGTGGTCGCGGCGGCAGTCCTGCTGATGGTCGGCTTGCATCTGTTTCTGAAGCGGACGGTGATCGGGGCGACGATCGAAGCGATGGCCCAGAACCGGGAAGGGGCGTTTCTCGTCGGGATTAATGCGAACCGCGTGTCACTGTTGACGTTTGCGATCGCTTCCGGGCTCGCGGCCGCGGCCGCTTCTCTGGCAGCTCCGTTAAACCTGGTGTATCCGTCGATGGGAGCGATGGTGAACCTGAAAGCGTTCGTGATCATCGTTCTTGGCGGCATGGGCAGCATACCGGGCGCCGTGCTTGGCGGCTATATTCTCGGCCTGGCGGAGAGCCTGTCCGGAACCTATATCAGCAGCGAATACAAAGACCTGGTGGCGTTCCTCATTCTGGTGCTGATTCTGACCGTCAAGCCCACCGGGTTGCTGGCAAAGGAGGCCCGCTGA
- a CDS encoding MaoC family dehydratase N-terminal domain-containing protein, translating into MSLELFQPFVGVESTPVRNEVEKGAIRKFADAIGDPNPIYRDEEYAKTTRYGRIVAPPTFSRTFDYGEIPGLQVKREGLIHGEQQFEYVRPIFAGDVLYCSTKLADVYEKEGKLGRMTFLVYEQKGIDEAGETVFIARSNVIYRG; encoded by the coding sequence TTGAGCCTGGAACTGTTTCAACCGTTTGTCGGCGTGGAATCGACACCCGTAAGAAATGAGGTGGAAAAAGGAGCGATTCGCAAGTTCGCCGACGCAATTGGTGACCCGAACCCGATTTACCGGGATGAGGAGTATGCGAAAACGACCCGTTACGGTCGGATCGTGGCACCGCCTACTTTCAGCCGGACGTTTGACTACGGCGAAATTCCCGGCCTGCAGGTCAAGCGGGAAGGGCTGATTCACGGGGAACAGCAGTTTGAATATGTTCGGCCGATTTTTGCCGGGGACGTGTTATATTGCTCGACCAAACTGGCCGATGTCTATGAGAAAGAAGGCAAGCTGGGGCGGATGACATTTTTGGTGTACGAGCAAAAAGGGATCGACGAAGCGGGCGAAACGGTGTTCATCGCCCGTTCCAACGTAATTTACCGGGGATAG
- a CDS encoding ABC transporter substrate-binding protein has translation MKQKWKSLFAWSTAASLLFLTACGSQQTGGGSNGGSGGQTKVVSIGWSGPQSGGAALYGKNTLDGLQMAIDDINAAGGIKVGKDTISLKLAALDDKYLPNETVTNARRLKTENKATIIFTPHSGGVLALQNINVQEKFLIAAYTSEPKVTEAKNPLTVRIPPRYDIYPKPFSEEMIKRFGKKVALVPGTHQYAKDWTTVFKKTWTELGGEIVAESPVDYNKESDFSAAVSKALAAKPDVLFVGGASQPTALVIKAAREQGFKGGFIVMDQAKVEEIEPILKDPKLLEGVIGVQPASLYPTEGTRKFVEKYKLKFGADKIPTSETLYHYMTMYVLAKAMELAGTTDDPAAIKAKISDACKQLTDDKIPLLAKGLADDGALITSPTATTMKNGKYIEIPLPAPK, from the coding sequence ATGAAACAGAAATGGAAATCTCTTTTCGCCTGGTCGACCGCCGCGTCGCTGCTGTTTTTGACCGCATGCGGCAGCCAGCAGACGGGGGGCGGGAGTAACGGAGGAAGCGGCGGTCAAACGAAGGTGGTCAGCATCGGATGGTCCGGACCACAAAGCGGCGGAGCGGCATTGTATGGAAAAAATACGCTGGATGGCTTACAGATGGCGATCGACGACATCAACGCGGCAGGCGGCATCAAGGTCGGAAAAGACACGATCTCGCTGAAGCTTGCTGCATTGGACGACAAATATTTGCCGAACGAAACGGTCACGAACGCGCGTCGCCTGAAAACGGAAAACAAAGCAACGATTATCTTCACTCCCCATTCGGGTGGTGTGTTAGCCTTGCAAAACATCAACGTCCAGGAAAAATTCCTGATTGCCGCCTACACCAGCGAACCGAAAGTGACGGAAGCGAAAAATCCGCTGACCGTTCGCATCCCGCCGCGCTACGACATTTATCCGAAACCGTTCTCCGAGGAAATGATCAAGCGGTTTGGCAAAAAAGTGGCGCTGGTGCCCGGAACTCACCAGTACGCGAAAGACTGGACGACCGTCTTCAAGAAAACCTGGACAGAGCTGGGCGGCGAAATCGTTGCGGAAAGCCCGGTAGACTACAACAAGGAGAGCGACTTTTCGGCGGCTGTCAGCAAGGCTTTGGCGGCGAAACCGGACGTCTTGTTTGTGGGCGGGGCGTCGCAGCCGACCGCGCTGGTCATCAAAGCGGCCCGCGAACAAGGCTTTAAAGGCGGTTTCATCGTGATGGACCAGGCGAAAGTGGAAGAAATAGAGCCGATCCTGAAAGACCCGAAGCTGCTGGAAGGCGTGATCGGCGTACAGCCAGCGTCCCTGTACCCGACGGAAGGAACCAGGAAATTCGTTGAAAAATACAAGCTAAAGTTTGGGGCAGACAAAATTCCGACTTCAGAAACGCTGTACCATTACATGACGATGTACGTACTGGCGAAGGCGATGGAACTGGCGGGGACAACCGACGACCCGGCGGCGATCAAGGCCAAAATCAGCGATGCGTGCAAGCAGTTGACGGATGACAAAATTCCGCTGCTGGCCAAAGGGTTGGCAGACGACGGCGCATTGATCACCAGCCCGACAGCCACGACCATGAAAAACGGCAAATATATCGAAATCCCGCTGCCGGCACCAAAATAA
- a CDS encoding branched-chain amino acid ABC transporter permease: MKSFPDSKWIAAGLILITLLFPFLTDNSYYLNILITIFIFTIATSGMNMIAGYTGQLSLAHAGFFGIGAYTYGLLMAKAGMPFLVALAAAILLTGAVGAAVGIISLRTKGHYFAIFSLCVGVILLLVIEKWESLTEGVRGLLGIPIAKIGPLEFATLSSQYYLILCFLLLTSWINYRIIHSLVGRTFVSIRNSEELAEALGINVMRNKLLAFVHATVLAGLAGALYAGYIRFIGPDIASVEHTFDMLLYLLVGGIGTLWGPFVGTTLVTVGMQLLQSWQEYRMVIFGPLLVLIVMYLPYGIIGAIHRRRMKRVAAGQAGVPQEAGARIAMQDRRMAGGEVDA; this comes from the coding sequence ATGAAATCGTTCCCGGACTCCAAATGGATCGCTGCCGGCCTGATCCTGATCACCCTGTTGTTCCCATTTTTGACTGATAATTCGTATTACCTGAACATTCTGATCACAATCTTTATTTTTACGATCGCAACCAGCGGGATGAACATGATCGCCGGCTATACCGGCCAGTTGTCGCTGGCGCACGCCGGATTTTTCGGGATCGGCGCCTATACGTACGGCCTTCTGATGGCAAAGGCGGGGATGCCGTTTCTTGTGGCGCTGGCAGCTGCCATTTTGCTGACCGGGGCGGTCGGCGCGGCTGTCGGCATCATTTCGCTACGGACGAAGGGCCATTACTTCGCGATCTTTTCGCTGTGCGTAGGCGTCATCCTCCTGCTGGTGATCGAAAAATGGGAATCGCTGACGGAGGGCGTCCGCGGCCTGCTGGGGATTCCCATTGCAAAAATCGGCCCGCTCGAGTTTGCGACCCTTTCCTCGCAATATTACCTGATCCTCTGCTTCCTGCTCCTGACATCCTGGATCAACTACCGGATCATCCACTCGTTGGTCGGCAGAACATTCGTCTCGATCCGCAACAGCGAGGAGCTGGCGGAAGCCCTCGGGATCAACGTGATGCGCAACAAGTTGCTGGCATTTGTACACGCGACAGTGCTGGCCGGTTTGGCTGGCGCGCTGTATGCGGGCTATATTCGCTTTATTGGTCCCGACATTGCGTCGGTCGAGCACACGTTCGACATGCTGCTGTATCTGCTGGTCGGCGGCATCGGCACCCTGTGGGGCCCGTTTGTCGGTACGACGCTGGTCACGGTCGGGATGCAGCTTCTGCAGTCCTGGCAAGAGTATCGGATGGTGATTTTCGGGCCGCTCTTGGTTCTGATTGTGATGTACTTGCCGTATGGCATTATCGGAGCCATCCATCGCCGCAGGATGAAACGGGTTGCGGCCGGCCAAGCCGGGGTGCCGCAGGAAGCGGGAGCTCGAATAGCAATGCAGGATCGCCGGATGGCGGGAGGGGAAGTCGATGCTTAA
- a CDS encoding TetR/AcrR family transcriptional regulator, with the protein MNVQDQLIKTAVRLFEERGYAGTSVQDIVSAAGVTKGAFYHYFTSKEDVLMVLHQQYINRLLEQSREVCNDPALPPKQKLRELMRILLGEIAEYGAYAKVFFQEKHHLSPTHMEHIREKRDTYFSMFEAVVREGIASGDFRPDLDPIITTMGIFGICNWTYRWFRPDGRLAIEEIGRMFSELIEKGITPTT; encoded by the coding sequence ATGAATGTGCAGGACCAGTTGATCAAGACGGCTGTCCGTCTGTTTGAGGAACGGGGATATGCCGGAACGTCCGTGCAGGATATCGTTTCGGCGGCCGGTGTCACAAAAGGCGCTTTTTATCATTATTTTACCAGCAAAGAGGATGTCCTGATGGTGTTGCATCAGCAATACATCAACCGCTTGCTGGAACAGTCAAGGGAGGTGTGCAATGATCCGGCGCTGCCGCCGAAACAGAAATTGCGCGAGTTGATGCGTATCCTGTTGGGCGAAATAGCCGAGTACGGTGCGTACGCGAAAGTGTTTTTTCAGGAAAAGCATCATCTGTCGCCCACGCACATGGAACATATTCGTGAAAAACGGGATACGTATTTTTCCATGTTTGAAGCAGTGGTGCGGGAAGGAATCGCGTCTGGCGATTTTCGTCCGGATCTTGACCCGATCATCACTACGATGGGCATATTCGGCATCTGCAACTGGACTTACCGTTGGTTCCGGCCCGACGGCCGGTTGGCGATCGAGGAGATCGGCCGGATGTTCAGCGAGCTGATTGAAAAAGGGATTACTCCAACTACTTGA